A section of the Chryseobacterium scophthalmum genome encodes:
- a CDS encoding acyltransferase: MKKVLGLCFIKLKNFANSCINVKNRDLFFTRKSSVHHSFKLGSDNFLDISSDAEFQFGKNVFINQNNFITIKPNAKLIIGEGTYITRATISCLGEIEIGENCILGEGMKIFDHNHQYTKQPFSVSKTDFNIGKVKLGNNVWTGANVTILKDVIIGDNVILGAGCVIHKDVPSNSVIINMQDQKAIAL, from the coding sequence ATGAAAAAGGTTTTAGGTTTATGTTTTATAAAATTGAAAAATTTTGCGAATAGCTGCATCAATGTAAAAAATCGTGATCTTTTTTTCACTCGTAAAAGTTCCGTTCATCATTCCTTTAAACTGGGCTCTGATAATTTTTTAGATATTTCTTCCGATGCTGAATTTCAGTTTGGAAAAAATGTTTTTATTAATCAAAACAACTTTATTACCATAAAACCTAATGCTAAGCTTATCATAGGAGAAGGGACTTATATTACAAGAGCTACAATCTCGTGTCTTGGAGAAATCGAAATAGGAGAAAACTGTATCCTAGGTGAAGGAATGAAAATTTTTGATCACAATCATCAATATACAAAACAACCATTTTCGGTATCAAAAACAGATTTCAATATAGGAAAAGTTAAACTAGGAAATAACGTATGGACCGGAGCAAACGTTACCATTTTAAAAGATGTTATTATAGGTGATAATGTCATTTTAGGAGCAGGCTGTGTCATTCATAAAGATGTTCCGAGTAACTCGGTTATTATCAATATGCAAGATCAAAAAGCGATTGCTCTTTAA
- a CDS encoding glycosyltransferase family 2 protein: MNEYKLAIVIPFYKIDFFEDTLRSLAEQSNHNFNVYIGSDASPDNPEELIKQYNIHNNFHYKRFEENIGSKGKLSEQWEQCIDLSKDEDWIMILADDDYISTNLVDVFYTKLETAKKEEAMLLRFKMRRVSENNEVLIDLEQPYLHSAKEYVWEDEAKKRFISISENIFTRKMYSEKKFRKYPLAWRVPMMMYMDFTNNGNVLGINEAHVCIRKSSQQLTWRQDVNQYKTQAMELFYFDIINEYGNAFQNYQNLKFLKVYTFYKTSKTKFHKPLLQLYKKYGGTKEMLKFLIKKLILRS; the protein is encoded by the coding sequence ATGAATGAGTATAAGCTTGCTATCGTCATACCATTTTACAAAATAGATTTTTTTGAAGATACACTTAGAAGTCTTGCTGAGCAGTCTAATCATAATTTTAATGTTTATATAGGAAGTGATGCGAGTCCTGATAATCCTGAAGAACTTATAAAACAATATAACATTCATAATAATTTTCATTATAAAAGATTTGAAGAAAATATTGGAAGCAAAGGAAAACTTTCAGAACAATGGGAGCAATGCATTGATCTTTCTAAAGATGAAGATTGGATAATGATCCTTGCAGATGATGATTATATTAGTACAAACCTTGTAGATGTCTTTTACACAAAATTAGAAACCGCAAAAAAAGAAGAAGCAATGTTACTTCGCTTTAAAATGAGACGTGTTTCAGAAAACAATGAGGTATTAATAGATCTTGAGCAACCCTATTTACATTCTGCAAAAGAGTATGTCTGGGAAGACGAGGCCAAGAAAAGATTCATTTCTATTTCTGAGAATATTTTCACAAGGAAAATGTACAGTGAGAAAAAATTCAGAAAGTACCCTCTTGCTTGGCGTGTACCAATGATGATGTATATGGATTTTACTAATAACGGAAATGTTTTAGGCATAAATGAGGCACATGTATGCATTAGAAAAAGCAGCCAGCAATTAACATGGAGACAAGATGTAAATCAATATAAAACCCAAGCAATGGAGTTATTTTATTTTGATATCATCAATGAATATGGAAATGCTTTTCAAAATTATCAAAATTTGAAATTTCTAAAAGTTTATACGTTTTATAAAACAAGCAAAACCAAATTTCATAAGCCTTTGCTCCAATTATATAAAAAATATGGTGGAACGAAAGAAATGTTGAAATTTTTAATAAAAAAACTAATCCTAAGATCATGA
- a CDS encoding glycosyltransferase family 2 protein, whose product MIFSILIAHYNNYDYFTECYNSILNQTYQNFEIVIVDDCSTDDSYQKIVELTKDSTKVKIFRNEENKGVGYTKRRCAEMASGEICGFVDPDDAVTENALQISIENHTKDNVVAYSKFHLCDSELKPVRIFQHSRAVKNGKKEFFNVFLEANHFFTFKKEAYDKTIGINQELTSAVDQDLYLKLYEVGKFQFIDSPLYYYRLHEKGVSQESSKKEKLNNNWHQVILDSAKRRNIKSLYGKRIDEIQNLPEFLKIKQNNILTKILRKFL is encoded by the coding sequence ATGATCTTCTCTATTCTCATTGCCCATTACAACAACTACGATTATTTCACAGAATGCTACAATAGTATTCTCAATCAGACGTATCAAAATTTTGAAATTGTAATCGTAGATGATTGTTCAACGGATGATTCTTACCAAAAGATTGTAGAACTTACAAAAGACAGTACAAAGGTTAAAATTTTCAGGAACGAAGAAAACAAAGGCGTTGGATACACAAAAAGAAGATGTGCAGAAATGGCATCCGGAGAAATCTGCGGATTTGTAGATCCTGATGATGCTGTTACCGAAAATGCTTTACAAATAAGTATAGAAAATCACACAAAAGATAATGTTGTAGCTTATTCTAAATTTCACTTGTGCGACAGCGAATTAAAACCTGTACGTATTTTTCAACATTCACGCGCTGTGAAAAATGGGAAGAAAGAATTTTTTAATGTTTTCTTAGAAGCCAACCATTTTTTTACATTTAAAAAAGAAGCATACGATAAAACTATTGGTATCAATCAAGAACTCACTTCAGCTGTGGATCAGGATTTATATCTTAAGCTTTATGAAGTAGGTAAATTTCAATTCATAGATAGTCCGCTTTATTACTACCGTTTACACGAAAAAGGGGTTTCACAGGAGTCTTCAAAAAAAGAAAAACTTAATAATAATTGGCATCAGGTAATTCTGGATTCCGCAAAGCGAAGAAACATAAAATCTCTTTACGGTAAAAGAATTGACGAAATACAAAATCTTCCGGAGTTTTTGAAAATAAAGCAAAACAATATTCTCACAAAAATCCTCAGAAAATTTTTATAA
- a CDS encoding class I SAM-dependent methyltransferase: MSKVSEIATTFVAYLKRPDLYPELRRKIWKNIFNRSSGLRGKEEAEKWCKSISVSEKDFIENILKMNFVPFEKKFPQEYENALQAQEKAPVKMGGAGSLSVIYYINEFAKAQSSIETGVAYGWSSFAALASLVSRNGTLYSSDMPYILQNQSEDFVGCVIPEKYKSNWDLYRFADKESLPKIFEKTKSFDVVHYDSDKTYDGRMWAYKILWDRLRKGGIFMSDDVGDNAAFKDYCEQNNHKPHIIEFDGKFAGVIIKE; encoded by the coding sequence ATGAGTAAAGTTTCAGAAATTGCAACCACATTTGTCGCCTATCTTAAGCGTCCGGATCTATATCCTGAATTAAGACGTAAGATATGGAAAAATATATTCAACCGTTCATCTGGTCTACGAGGTAAAGAGGAAGCCGAAAAATGGTGTAAAAGTATCTCTGTTTCAGAGAAAGATTTTATAGAAAATATTTTGAAGATGAATTTCGTTCCTTTTGAAAAAAAATTCCCTCAAGAATACGAAAACGCATTGCAAGCACAAGAAAAAGCACCTGTGAAAATGGGAGGAGCGGGTTCTTTGAGCGTTATTTATTACATCAACGAATTTGCAAAAGCCCAGAGTTCTATTGAAACAGGAGTTGCCTATGGTTGGTCTTCTTTTGCCGCTTTAGCATCTTTGGTTTCCAGAAACGGAACGCTTTACAGTTCAGATATGCCTTATATTTTACAAAATCAGAGTGAAGACTTTGTAGGATGTGTAATTCCTGAAAAGTACAAAAGCAATTGGGATCTTTACAGGTTTGCAGATAAAGAATCTCTCCCGAAGATTTTTGAAAAAACTAAAAGTTTCGATGTAGTGCATTACGATAGCGACAAAACCTATGACGGAAGAATGTGGGCGTATAAAATTCTATGGGACAGATTGAGAAAAGGAGGCATTTTTATGAGCGATGATGTGGGAGATAATGCCGCATTTAAAGATTATTGCGAACAGAATAACCACAAACCACATATTATTGAGTTTGACGGTAAGTTTGCCGGAGTTATTATAAAAGAATAA
- a CDS encoding glycosyltransferase has product MPQKIKVLFRHRSMEMGGVERVLLDLLENLPRDLFDITFFLTIDQGELRKSIPKDIELITLQKGREDMSSNKFLRTLQLIKRNIILSFYLNNPKILYRKIIKKDFDLEIAPTYAEFDNILSSPLNSRKIAWFHTDVSYDPDEKRVLSRINALKKFDWVIFGSKQTREVIKDLYQIEYPKSSVIYNSIKIDEVKIKALEFPVDYDTTPVFSSMGRLHSRKNYHTLMKVHKRLLDEGFVHSIAVIGGGSEMENLQKQAKELSVEKTFLLLDSQINPYPYIKNSDYFVLPSESESYPLTIGEVMGLNIPIVSTNVGGIPEMIEHDFDGYLVEPDENSIYEGMKLFLTNREITEKFKKNLIQSVEKFDNEKIYNQVSSVFQKQYQLKG; this is encoded by the coding sequence ATGCCTCAAAAAATAAAAGTACTGTTCCGTCATCGTTCCATGGAAATGGGAGGAGTTGAAAGGGTTCTTCTTGATCTGTTGGAAAACCTACCAAGAGACTTGTTTGACATTACTTTTTTTCTGACAATCGACCAGGGAGAACTTAGAAAAAGTATTCCTAAAGATATTGAACTTATCACTCTGCAAAAGGGAAGAGAAGATATGAGCAGCAATAAATTCCTTAGAACCTTACAGCTTATTAAAAGAAATATAATTCTCTCTTTTTACCTAAATAATCCGAAAATATTATACCGTAAAATCATTAAAAAAGATTTCGACCTAGAAATCGCACCGACTTATGCTGAATTTGATAACATTCTATCAAGCCCTTTAAATTCAAGAAAAATAGCTTGGTTTCATACCGATGTAAGCTATGATCCCGATGAAAAAAGAGTTTTAAGCAGAATCAATGCACTCAAAAAATTTGACTGGGTGATTTTCGGTTCTAAACAAACCAGAGAGGTTATTAAAGATTTGTATCAGATTGAATATCCTAAAAGCTCTGTCATTTATAATTCTATAAAAATTGATGAAGTAAAAATAAAAGCATTAGAATTTCCTGTTGATTACGACACCACTCCGGTATTTTCATCTATGGGAAGATTGCATAGCCGTAAAAACTATCACACTTTGATGAAAGTACACAAAAGACTTTTAGACGAAGGATTTGTTCATTCTATTGCAGTGATCGGAGGCGGTTCTGAGATGGAAAATTTACAAAAACAGGCAAAAGAACTGAGTGTGGAAAAAACATTTCTTCTACTCGACAGTCAAATCAATCCATATCCTTATATAAAAAATTCTGATTATTTTGTTTTACCTTCAGAGTCTGAATCTTATCCTTTAACAATAGGAGAAGTAATGGGATTAAATATTCCAATTGTAAGTACAAACGTAGGCGGAATTCCGGAAATGATTGAGCACGATTTTGATGGTTATCTTGTAGAGCCAGACGAAAACTCAATCTATGAAGGAATGAAACTATTCCTCACAAATAGGGAGATTACAGAAAAATTTAAGAAAAACCTGATACAATCTGTGGAGAAATTTGATAATGAAAAAATTTACAATCAGGTAAGCTCTGTTTTTCAAAAACAATATCAACTGAAAGGATGA
- a CDS encoding glycosyltransferase family A protein: MKKPLVTILTPTFNRAHTLPRVFESLQNQTFKDFEWLVIDDGSTDKTKELVEEFQKTSDFKIRYYHQENQHKFLTFFRGIDLAEGKYFSPLDSDDALPKDSMEILVNTWEQINNNQNIVFVSTLCEDQFGNIVGDHFPESPLICTIFDMRYKYKIKGDKWGMGKTDIYKKMKLNFENLSGKGFIPEGVFQFQFDKLGFHYCINEVTRIYFRDKDDEQSLANQFYDKKNAFGLAENYKAFLNTYNSKIWSNPVTIFRNLGGYLKFAALDKRNFGKTISELNSLPIKIITIVLYPFSKLIK; this comes from the coding sequence ATGAAAAAACCATTAGTTACCATTCTTACGCCCACTTTTAATAGAGCGCATACTCTACCACGGGTTTTTGAATCTTTGCAGAATCAGACGTTTAAAGATTTTGAATGGCTTGTTATCGATGATGGTTCTACCGACAAAACGAAAGAACTCGTTGAAGAATTTCAGAAAACATCTGACTTCAAAATTCGATACTATCACCAGGAAAATCAACATAAGTTTTTAACTTTTTTCCGTGGAATAGACCTTGCTGAAGGTAAATATTTTTCACCCTTAGATTCTGATGATGCTTTGCCAAAAGATTCGATGGAAATTCTTGTCAATACATGGGAACAAATCAACAATAATCAAAATATTGTATTTGTATCAACACTTTGTGAAGATCAGTTTGGAAATATTGTAGGAGATCATTTCCCCGAATCACCATTAATCTGTACCATTTTTGATATGCGATACAAGTATAAAATAAAAGGCGATAAATGGGGAATGGGAAAGACAGATATTTATAAAAAAATGAAGCTGAATTTTGAAAATCTTTCAGGAAAAGGCTTTATTCCTGAAGGAGTTTTCCAGTTTCAGTTTGATAAACTGGGTTTTCATTACTGCATTAATGAAGTAACGAGAATTTATTTTCGGGACAAAGATGATGAACAGTCACTTGCCAATCAGTTCTATGATAAAAAAAATGCATTTGGACTTGCCGAAAACTACAAAGCATTTCTGAATACTTACAACTCAAAAATCTGGAGTAATCCTGTTACCATTTTTAGAAATTTAGGCGGTTATTTGAAATTTGCAGCACTGGATAAGAGAAATTTTGGAAAAACAATTTCTGAACTGAATTCTTTACCTATTAAAATAATTACAATAGTACTCTACCCTTTTTCAAAATTAATTAAATGA
- a CDS encoding glycosyltransferase, with protein sequence MKKILFVYYQNIHPGGVSRVMINLANELCDQNYQVSILFLMEKENNFYEINSKIKIHTLNSFDHFGFKKINPLLDKYLKKFRYRFNLKKYVYDFGQWDILNKWLKKNHQNYDVIISSWYKLSSQIAVNKEIAKKTLAWEHSNYEVGGKIWGDFLRPKYKNLAGIVCINKASSNYYKTFNPNVYLIPNIIGEPFESIKNIDFKSKENQLIYVGRLDQEKNVGAIINIISEIDLKDFHLKIIGEGSEMENLKKLVEEKKLESKVIFTGRLPINEIKNELLKSKIFLFTSINEAFGMVLLEAIFCGNALISYDCNYGPSDIINQNNGFLIPMNNEKKFQENLQNLINKPDLLNELNQSSFQESFNWRKNETLIQWNKIINSILNKRSV encoded by the coding sequence ATGAAAAAAATACTTTTTGTTTATTATCAGAATATTCATCCCGGTGGAGTCTCAAGGGTAATGATTAATCTTGCCAACGAACTATGTGATCAGAATTATCAGGTAAGTATTTTGTTTTTAATGGAGAAAGAAAATAATTTTTACGAAATAAATTCTAAAATTAAAATTCATACACTTAATTCTTTCGACCATTTTGGGTTTAAGAAAATCAATCCTTTACTGGATAAATATTTAAAGAAATTCCGATACCGATTTAATCTGAAAAAATACGTTTATGATTTCGGACAGTGGGACATTTTGAACAAATGGCTCAAAAAAAATCATCAAAATTATGATGTAATTATTTCTTCATGGTATAAATTGTCTTCTCAAATTGCAGTAAATAAAGAAATTGCAAAAAAAACATTAGCCTGGGAACATTCCAACTACGAAGTTGGAGGGAAAATCTGGGGCGATTTTTTACGTCCAAAATATAAAAACTTAGCCGGAATTGTTTGCATTAACAAAGCTTCGTCTAATTATTACAAAACATTTAATCCTAACGTCTATTTAATTCCGAATATTATAGGTGAGCCTTTTGAAAGCATTAAAAATATTGACTTTAAAAGCAAAGAAAACCAACTAATCTATGTAGGAAGGTTGGATCAAGAAAAAAATGTGGGTGCAATCATTAATATAATTTCTGAAATAGATTTAAAAGATTTTCACCTTAAAATAATCGGTGAAGGCTCTGAAATGGAGAACTTAAAAAAACTAGTTGAAGAAAAAAAATTAGAATCAAAAGTTATTTTTACTGGTCGATTGCCAATTAACGAAATCAAAAATGAACTTTTAAAAAGTAAAATTTTTCTATTTACAAGTATAAATGAAGCGTTTGGAATGGTGCTTTTAGAAGCTATATTTTGTGGCAATGCTCTTATTTCTTACGACTGTAATTACGGTCCGTCTGATATTATTAATCAAAATAACGGTTTTTTAATCCCGATGAATAATGAAAAGAAATTTCAAGAAAACCTGCAAAACCTTATCAATAAGCCGGATTTATTAAACGAACTCAATCAATCTTCTTTTCAGGAATCTTTCAACTGGCGTAAAAACGAAACACTTATTCAATGGAATAAAATCATCAATTCAATTCTCAATAAACGATCTGTATGA
- a CDS encoding glycosyltransferase family 2 protein codes for MISIITAYYNRKELFRKTLLSIARFEYSENMEFIAVDDGSNEGERIEDLIHEFPFLKVIRLEKEGKWYQNSCIPFNEGFRHAKGDKIIIQNPECYHFDNVIEFTSKNLIKNDYLSFGCFALDKPTTDGHKINYPENIIHNCIANPSLQNSTVAGNIWYNHSVHKPHAYHFCVALTKTDLDKLQGFDELLALGIAYDDNEFVRRVKNTLKIKFVDDVIVLHQNHYNPSSTSYDNRKWSSFLYGINNILFQQKPKKKLINRYTKNQNIRQKKKIIIPFVAYRLLTDLAFYKLVKDKLIKRI; via the coding sequence ATGATTTCAATTATTACAGCATATTACAACCGAAAAGAACTTTTCCGCAAGACTTTATTAAGTATTGCCCGTTTCGAATATTCAGAAAACATGGAGTTTATTGCTGTAGATGATGGTAGTAATGAAGGAGAGCGGATTGAAGATTTGATACATGAGTTCCCATTCTTAAAGGTGATTCGTTTAGAAAAGGAAGGTAAATGGTATCAAAACTCCTGCATACCTTTCAACGAAGGTTTTCGTCATGCAAAAGGAGATAAAATTATTATTCAGAATCCTGAATGTTATCATTTTGATAATGTCATTGAGTTTACATCAAAAAATCTCATTAAAAATGATTACTTAAGTTTTGGCTGTTTCGCTTTAGATAAACCAACGACAGACGGCCATAAGATTAATTATCCTGAAAATATAATTCACAACTGTATTGCCAATCCAAGTTTACAGAATTCTACAGTAGCCGGAAATATTTGGTACAACCATTCTGTGCACAAACCTCATGCTTATCATTTCTGCGTTGCTTTAACCAAAACAGATTTAGACAAACTACAAGGTTTTGACGAGTTATTAGCACTGGGAATCGCCTATGATGATAATGAATTTGTAAGAAGAGTAAAAAATACTCTCAAAATAAAGTTTGTTGACGATGTAATTGTCTTGCATCAAAACCATTACAATCCTTCATCTACTTCGTATGACAACAGAAAATGGAGTTCTTTTTTATACGGAATAAATAATATTCTTTTTCAGCAAAAACCTAAAAAGAAACTCATCAACCGATATACAAAAAACCAAAATATACGACAGAAAAAAAAGATTATTATTCCTTTCGTTGCATACAGGTTATTAACTGATTTAGCTTTTTATAAATTAGTAAAAGATAAATTGATCAAAAGAATATAA
- a CDS encoding glycosyltransferase, translating to MPQKKKILIRIGSLRHGGAEKVLVTFLKNLPQDQYEIDLLLNLYSGKYLNEVPDWINIIYLNKGEMITTNRIQDIPKKAARVIYQTALKKFPTFLYNGKLKGKKYDIEFAAIHGMRDEILNSPLQSSKKIVWIHNDLSQVKEYTETEIKKFFGFDKIMVISEKIETLFLDLAENETLKQKIVKIYNPLDTEEIVSKAEQNVINYEFDQKVPTFISVGTVFPQKGFDRLLKVHKKLLEQGFKHKILIVGDGYDFENIKKLKTELNVDETATMLGFTDNPYPYFNKADFYILSSRYEGFPTVLFEAITLKKKIIATEVSGVREMLNDGELGLIIENSEEGIYSGMKKALLDSQDFEKYTDKLKDYEMPFNLENSVQKIVSILDGM from the coding sequence ATGCCTCAAAAAAAGAAAATCCTTATCCGTATTGGTTCACTTCGTCATGGTGGTGCAGAAAAAGTCTTGGTTACTTTTCTGAAAAATCTTCCGCAGGATCAATATGAAATTGATTTACTTTTAAATTTATATTCGGGGAAATATCTGAATGAAGTTCCTGATTGGATTAATATCATTTATCTGAATAAAGGAGAGATGATCACTACCAACAGAATTCAGGATATTCCGAAAAAGGCAGCGAGAGTTATTTATCAGACCGCATTGAAAAAGTTCCCTACCTTTCTTTATAATGGAAAATTAAAAGGAAAAAAATACGACATCGAGTTTGCAGCGATTCATGGAATGCGGGATGAAATTCTCAATTCTCCACTTCAGTCTTCAAAAAAAATAGTCTGGATTCACAATGACCTTTCCCAAGTGAAAGAGTATACTGAAACTGAGATTAAAAAGTTTTTCGGATTTGATAAAATCATGGTGATTTCAGAAAAAATAGAAACACTTTTTCTTGATTTAGCCGAAAATGAAACCCTGAAACAGAAAATCGTTAAAATCTACAATCCTTTAGACACTGAAGAAATTGTATCTAAAGCAGAGCAAAACGTCATTAATTATGAGTTTGATCAGAAAGTCCCAACCTTTATTTCCGTAGGAACCGTATTTCCGCAAAAAGGTTTTGACAGACTGCTGAAAGTACACAAAAAACTCTTAGAACAAGGTTTTAAACACAAAATTCTAATTGTTGGCGACGGGTATGATTTTGAAAATATCAAAAAGCTTAAAACTGAACTGAATGTTGATGAAACTGCAACGATGTTGGGTTTTACAGATAATCCTTATCCGTACTTCAACAAAGCAGATTTTTATATTTTAAGTTCAAGATATGAAGGCTTCCCAACTGTTTTGTTTGAGGCTATTACTTTAAAAAAGAAAATTATTGCAACTGAAGTTTCCGGCGTTAGAGAAATGCTGAATGATGGAGAATTGGGTTTAATTATTGAAAACTCTGAAGAAGGTATTTATTCCGGAATGAAAAAAGCATTGCTGGATTCTCAGGATTTTGAAAAATATACCGATAAGCTAAAAGATTACGAAATGCCTTTTAATCTTGAAAACTCTGTGCAGAAAATCGTTTCTATTCTTGACGGAATGTAG
- a CDS encoding serine O-acetyltransferase, with product MADYSTIQKDFYRESGKWLSTFKILAKCVNPNLHFIYVLRKTQKYSKTPVLGLYWRIVLRHFQIKYGFQIYPETQIGEGFYLGHWGSLVINPKTIIGKNCNIAQGVTIGQQNRGKNEGYPVIGDEVWIGPNAVIVGKINIGKNVLIAPNAFVNFDVPDNSVVSGNPAKIYPNEKATDDYINNRV from the coding sequence ATGGCAGACTACTCTACTATACAGAAAGATTTCTACCGGGAAAGCGGAAAATGGCTTTCTACTTTCAAAATTTTGGCAAAATGCGTCAATCCCAATTTACATTTTATTTATGTTTTAAGAAAAACTCAAAAGTATAGTAAGACCCCTGTTTTAGGACTTTATTGGAGAATTGTTTTAAGGCATTTCCAAATTAAATATGGTTTTCAGATATACCCTGAAACTCAAATTGGGGAAGGTTTTTATCTCGGACATTGGGGAAGCTTGGTGATTAATCCGAAAACGATAATAGGGAAAAACTGCAATATTGCTCAAGGTGTAACGATTGGACAGCAAAACAGAGGGAAAAACGAAGGTTATCCCGTTATTGGCGATGAGGTTTGGATCGGTCCGAATGCTGTGATTGTAGGAAAAATAAATATCGGGAAAAATGTTTTGATAGCTCCGAATGCGTTTGTAAATTTTGATGTTCCAGACAATTCGGTGGTTTCGGGTAATCCTGCAAAGATTTATCCAAATGAAAAAGCAACAGATGATTACATCAACAACAGGGTTTAA
- a CDS encoding carbonic anhydrase, translating to MKNSYEVIFENNRKWVESKVADNPHFFEDLAKTQNPEYLYIGCSDSRATAEELMGAKPGEVFVHRNIANVVNTLDMSSTAVIQYAVEHLKVKHIIICGHYNCGGVKAAMTPQDLGLLNPWLRNIRDVYRLHQAELDSIEDESKRYDRLVELNVQEQCINVIKMACVQERYILEEYPIVHGWVFDLRTGKIIDLEIDFEEILKDIQKIYNLTSSDWVMSRKTK from the coding sequence ATGAAGAATTCGTACGAAGTTATTTTTGAGAACAACAGAAAATGGGTAGAATCTAAAGTAGCAGACAATCCCCACTTCTTTGAGGATCTTGCAAAAACTCAGAATCCTGAATATCTTTACATAGGATGTTCAGACAGCAGAGCAACCGCAGAAGAACTCATGGGAGCAAAACCGGGAGAAGTTTTTGTCCACAGAAATATTGCAAATGTTGTAAATACATTAGATATGAGCTCCACAGCTGTTATACAGTATGCCGTAGAGCACTTGAAGGTAAAACACATTATCATTTGCGGACATTACAACTGCGGCGGTGTAAAAGCAGCGATGACCCCTCAAGATCTAGGACTTTTAAATCCTTGGCTGAGAAATATTCGTGATGTTTACAGATTGCATCAAGCAGAACTAGATTCTATCGAAGATGAGAGTAAACGTTATGACAGACTTGTAGAACTGAATGTTCAAGAGCAGTGTATTAACGTAATTAAAATGGCCTGTGTACAGGAAAGGTATATTTTAGAAGAATATCCTATTGTTCACGGCTGGGTTTTTGACCTAAGAACAGGTAAAATTATCGATCTTGAAATTGATTTTGAGGAAATCTTAAAAGACATTCAGAAGATTTATAATCTTACAAGCTCAGATTGGGTTATGAGCAGAAAGACGAAATAA